A genomic window from Polaribacter gangjinensis includes:
- a CDS encoding DUF1573 domain-containing protein, which yields MKNVFFFISLIIILSSCEFRKPSIDKVKRTKMEIEDPERHYYPILRGSELDVAYKFYNRGTEPLIIYEVQASCGCIEVDYPTGSVGQDDFGFITLNYDSAKNIGYVEFYITIIANTEKDIFTTVKFDLNVVTSPHYTQDYEEIYMERRRQKLAGEVDGDLTKQGYYVDFDKTVR from the coding sequence ATGAAAAACGTATTTTTCTTCATATCATTAATCATCATTCTAAGTTCTTGCGAATTTAGAAAACCAAGTATTGATAAGGTAAAAAGGACTAAAATGGAAATTGAAGATCCAGAGCGTCATTATTACCCAATCCTTAGAGGGTCTGAATTGGATGTAGCGTATAAATTTTATAACAGAGGAACTGAACCTTTGATTATATACGAAGTGCAAGCCTCTTGTGGTTGTATTGAAGTTGATTATCCAACTGGTTCTGTGGGACAAGATGACTTTGGTTTTATAACATTAAATTACGATAGCGCTAAAAATATTGGTTATGTAGAGTTTTATATTACGATCATTGCAAATACCGAAAAAGATATTTTTACGACTGTTAAATTCGATTTAAATGTGGTTACTTCTCCTCATTATACGCAAGATTATGAGGAAATCTATATGGAAAGACGAAGACAAAAATTGGCTGGAGAAGTTGACGGTGATCTAACTAAACAAGGATATTATGTAGATTTTGATAAAACTGTCAGATAA
- the rpsA gene encoding 30S ribosomal protein S1: MSEETNTQNQSTTVETVNPQQFLENFNWHKYEQGIDAIDDEMLKQFETALDGTVGFVKERDVIEGTVIRITDRDAIIDINSKSEGVISLNEFRYNQNLAVGDKVEVLVDKREDSSGQLVLSHKKARVIKAWDRVNNAHETGEVVNGFVKCRTRGGMIVDVFGIEAFLPGSQIDVKPIRDYDQFVEKTMEFKVVKINHEFKNVVVSHKALIEADIESQKKEIIGQLEKGQVLEGIVKNVTSYGVFVDLGGVDGLIHITDLSWSRINHPNEVVELDQKLNVVILDFDDNKSRIQLGLKQLSAHPWEALDANLKVGDKVTGEVVVLADYGAFVEVEQGVEGLIHVSEMSWSTHLRSAQDFVKVGDKIEAVILTLDREDRKMSLGIKQLHPDPWTDVTAKYPVGSVHTGTVRNYTNFGVFVELEEGIDGLVYISDLSWTKKIKHPSDFVSVGDTLEVQVLELDVENRKLNLGHKQTLDNPWDIHEDTYAIGSVHTGTIKDKNDKGAVITFEDGVEGFAPVRFLDKEDGSKLGKGDTAEFVVLEFSKEYRRVVVSHSSIYKEQEKKNVKAAVKKATEGEKTTLGDLNDDLADLKKKMDAKAKKDKK; the protein is encoded by the coding sequence ATGTCTGAAGAAACAAACACACAAAATCAGTCTACAACTGTAGAAACTGTAAACCCACAACAATTTTTAGAAAATTTCAATTGGCACAAGTACGAACAAGGAATTGATGCTATTGATGACGAAATGTTGAAACAATTTGAAACTGCTTTAGATGGTACAGTAGGTTTCGTAAAAGAGCGTGATGTAATTGAAGGTACTGTTATCAGAATTACTGATAGAGATGCTATTATCGACATCAACTCAAAATCAGAAGGAGTAATTTCATTGAATGAATTCCGTTACAATCAAAATTTAGCTGTTGGTGACAAAGTAGAAGTTTTGGTTGATAAAAGAGAAGATTCTTCTGGTCAATTAGTATTATCTCACAAGAAAGCAAGAGTTATCAAAGCTTGGGATCGTGTTAACAATGCACACGAAACAGGAGAAGTTGTTAACGGTTTTGTAAAATGTAGAACAAGAGGTGGAATGATTGTAGATGTTTTTGGAATTGAAGCATTCTTACCAGGTTCTCAAATCGATGTGAAACCAATTAGAGATTACGATCAATTTGTTGAAAAAACTATGGAGTTTAAAGTTGTTAAAATCAACCACGAATTCAAAAACGTAGTAGTTTCTCACAAAGCATTGATTGAAGCTGATATCGAATCTCAGAAAAAAGAAATCATTGGTCAATTAGAAAAAGGTCAAGTATTAGAAGGAATCGTGAAAAACGTAACTTCTTATGGTGTTTTCGTTGATTTAGGTGGTGTTGATGGATTAATCCACATTACAGATTTATCTTGGTCAAGAATCAATCATCCAAATGAAGTAGTTGAATTAGATCAAAAATTAAACGTTGTTATTTTAGATTTTGATGATAACAAATCTAGAATCCAATTAGGATTGAAACAATTATCTGCTCATCCTTGGGAAGCTTTAGATGCTAATTTAAAAGTTGGTGATAAAGTAACAGGAGAAGTTGTAGTATTGGCTGATTATGGAGCTTTTGTTGAAGTAGAGCAAGGAGTTGAAGGTTTGATTCACGTTTCTGAAATGTCTTGGTCAACGCATTTGCGTTCTGCACAAGATTTCGTAAAAGTGGGTGATAAAATCGAAGCTGTAATCTTAACTTTAGATAGAGAAGATCGTAAAATGTCATTGGGTATCAAACAATTACACCCAGATCCTTGGACTGATGTTACTGCGAAATATCCAGTAGGTTCTGTTCACACAGGTACAGTAAGAAACTATACAAACTTTGGTGTATTTGTTGAATTAGAAGAAGGAATTGATGGATTGGTTTATATTTCTGATTTATCTTGGACTAAAAAAATCAAGCATCCATCAGATTTTGTATCTGTAGGAGATACATTAGAAGTACAAGTTTTAGAGCTAGATGTTGAAAACAGAAAATTAAACTTAGGTCATAAACAAACGTTAGATAACCCTTGGGATATTCACGAAGATACCTATGCAATTGGAAGTGTTCACACAGGAACTATTAAAGATAAAAACGATAAAGGCGCAGTAATCACTTTTGAAGATGGCGTTGAAGGATTTGCTCCTGTAAGATTCTTGGACAAAGAAGATGGTTCTAAACTTGGAAAAGGAGATACCGCAGAGTTTGTAGTTTTAGAGTTTTCTAAAGAATACAGAAGAGTAGTTGTTTCTCACTCATCTATCTACAAAGAACAAGAAAAGAAAAATGTAAAAGCCGCTGTTAAAAAAGCAACTGAAGGAGAAAAAACTACTTTAGGAGATTTGAATGATGATTTGGCTGATTTAAAGAAAAAAATGGACGCAAAAGCGAAAAAAGATAAAAAATAA
- a CDS encoding M14 family metallopeptidase, producing the protein MKIKTLFLVAFLSINQLFSQNIQSPSEFLGYEIGSRFTKHHKVVDYFDYVSKSLPNVKLEKYGETNEHRPLYVSYISSEENIKNLEEIRKSNLSQTGILKGNADSKVAIIWLSYNVHGNEASSTEASMLTLYELVTSKKDWLKNTLVIMDPCINPDGRERYVNWYNQVKSTPFDISQDAKEHYEPWPGGRPNHYLFDLNRDWAWATQVETQQRLKVYNKWMPHIHVDFHEQFINNPYYFAPAAAPFHEIITEWQRNFQTEIGKNHAKYFDKEGWLYFTKESFDLLYPSYGDTYPTYMGAIGMTYEQAGHGRAGLGIQTDKGEVLTLKDRALHHMTTGISTVEIASKNAEKLNNEFKKFFDNSNLMYKSYVLKNDNPDKTARLKKLLDKHEISYEFATNGIAKGFQYSISEEGKINTSNGDLVIHTNQPKGKMVNVLFEPKAFLADSLTYDITAWSIPYAHGFEAIASKTMINSTKSIAKETITNLVDKNAYAYISKWNSLDDAVFLGDLLEENITPRFSEKPFSIEGKSYERGSLIILRNDNKSENFDEKLIEIANKNQRKLQAVSTGFVSSGPDFGSPSVKPINKQKIALLSGEGTSSLGFGEIWHFFETELQYPITILNSDYFGRINLSNFDVLIIPDGYYDDFLSKNTLEKITSWVQSGGTLIAIDNALQSFADKEGFALKSKETEKETNKNLTPYADLERKSVKDLITGAIFKSKVDNTHPLAFGYKDTYFSLKLGNKSYSYLEKGINVAYFTEASKNISGYAGSLAVKNIPESLLFGEEQKGRGSIIYMVDNPLFRSFWDNGKLFLANAVFLLNSDIIKK; encoded by the coding sequence ATGAAAATTAAAACTTTATTTTTAGTTGCTTTTTTATCTATTAATCAACTATTTTCTCAAAATATTCAATCCCCATCAGAATTTTTAGGCTACGAAATTGGAAGTCGTTTTACAAAACATCACAAAGTGGTTGATTATTTTGATTATGTGAGCAAATCATTACCAAATGTAAAGCTAGAAAAATACGGCGAAACCAATGAACACAGACCTTTGTATGTTTCATACATTTCATCTGAAGAAAATATCAAAAATTTAGAGGAAATCAGAAAAAGCAACCTTTCTCAAACAGGCATTTTAAAAGGAAATGCTGATAGTAAAGTTGCTATAATTTGGTTGAGTTATAATGTTCATGGAAATGAGGCATCTAGCACAGAAGCCTCAATGCTAACACTTTATGAATTAGTAACTTCAAAAAAAGATTGGTTAAAAAACACGTTAGTCATTATGGATCCCTGCATCAATCCTGATGGAAGAGAGCGTTATGTAAATTGGTACAATCAAGTAAAAAGTACGCCTTTTGACATTTCGCAAGATGCAAAAGAGCATTATGAACCTTGGCCTGGAGGAAGACCAAATCATTATTTATTTGACTTAAATAGAGATTGGGCTTGGGCTACTCAAGTTGAAACACAACAAAGATTGAAGGTTTATAATAAATGGATGCCACATATTCATGTTGATTTTCATGAACAATTCATCAATAATCCATATTATTTTGCGCCAGCTGCAGCTCCATTTCATGAAATAATTACAGAATGGCAACGCAATTTTCAAACTGAAATTGGAAAAAATCACGCAAAGTATTTTGACAAAGAAGGTTGGTTATATTTCACCAAAGAAAGTTTTGATTTGCTATATCCAAGTTACGGAGACACGTATCCAACTTATATGGGTGCAATTGGAATGACCTATGAACAAGCTGGTCATGGACGTGCAGGTTTGGGAATTCAGACGGATAAAGGAGAAGTTTTAACTTTGAAAGACAGAGCTTTACATCATATGACTACAGGAATTTCTACCGTTGAAATTGCTTCAAAAAATGCAGAAAAACTGAACAATGAATTCAAAAAGTTTTTTGACAATAGTAATTTAATGTATAAAAGTTATGTATTGAAAAATGACAATCCTGACAAAACTGCTCGCTTAAAAAAGCTACTTGACAAACACGAAATAAGCTATGAGTTTGCTACTAATGGAATTGCAAAAGGATTTCAATATTCAATTTCAGAAGAAGGAAAAATAAACACTTCAAATGGTGATTTAGTGATTCATACCAATCAACCTAAAGGAAAAATGGTGAATGTTTTGTTTGAACCAAAAGCATTTTTAGCAGATTCATTAACGTATGATATCACTGCTTGGTCAATTCCATACGCTCATGGTTTTGAGGCGATTGCATCTAAAACTATGATAAATTCAACTAAATCAATTGCTAAAGAAACTATTACAAATTTAGTAGATAAAAATGCGTATGCATACATATCTAAATGGAATAGTTTGGATGATGCCGTTTTTTTAGGAGATTTATTAGAAGAAAATATAACACCTCGCTTTTCTGAAAAACCATTTTCAATTGAAGGAAAATCGTATGAAAGAGGTTCTTTGATTATCTTAAGAAATGACAATAAATCAGAAAATTTTGATGAAAAATTGATTGAAATTGCCAATAAAAATCAACGTAAATTACAGGCAGTTTCCACTGGATTTGTGAGTTCAGGACCAGATTTTGGTTCTCCAAGTGTAAAACCAATTAACAAACAAAAAATAGCGTTACTTTCAGGAGAAGGCACTTCATCTCTTGGTTTTGGTGAAATTTGGCACTTTTTTGAAACAGAATTACAATATCCAATTACAATTTTAAATTCGGATTATTTTGGTAGAATTAATTTATCAAATTTTGATGTTTTAATCATTCCTGATGGATATTATGATGATTTTTTATCAAAAAACACCCTCGAAAAAATTACAAGTTGGGTTCAATCTGGAGGAACTTTGATTGCTATAGATAATGCTTTACAAAGTTTTGCTGACAAAGAAGGATTTGCCTTAAAAAGTAAAGAAACTGAAAAAGAAACCAATAAAAATTTAACTCCGTATGCAGATTTAGAACGTAAAAGTGTTAAAGATTTAATAACTGGAGCTATTTTTAAAAGTAAGGTTGACAATACACATCCATTGGCTTTTGGATATAAAGACACTTATTTTTCTTTGAAATTAGGAAATAAATCATATTCTTATTTAGAAAAAGGTATAAATGTTGCTTATTTTACGGAAGCAAGTAAAAATATTTCAGGATATGCAGGCAGTTTGGCAGTGAAAAATATACCAGAATCCTTGTTATTTGGTGAAGAACAAAAAGGAAGAGGAAGTATTATTTATATGGTTGATAATCCATTATTTCGCTCATTTTGGGATAACGGAAAACTATTTTTAGCAAATGCTGTTTTTTTGTTGAATTCAGATATAATCAAAAAGTAA
- the porQ gene encoding type IX secretion system protein PorQ: MKLNYFLLLSSFFSLSLFSQVGGENVYQFLNLNTSARQIALGGEVLTLMDDVNQPTWNPAVINDDIDNKLSVNYSSYLGGINIGSISYARLISRRFGTIHGNISYLNYGTLIGADEQGNETGNFNASDLSFSVGYARNLPWTNLYFGANVKLINSTISNFTSYGVAADFGIIYYSPYKLYSFTLVLRNFGTQLKSFDNERENLPFKVALGASYQLEHVPLKWYLTIDNLQKWNISVPNPSEQAIDLEGNITNQNINFFQNALRHFVVGAELFPESAINLRLGYNFRRAAELKLQNVRTFGGISFGFGLKMNNFKFNYAYSKFHSATNASTFSLQIDLDKR, encoded by the coding sequence ATGAAATTAAACTATTTTCTTTTATTATCTAGCTTTTTTTCTTTAAGCTTGTTCAGTCAGGTTGGAGGGGAAAATGTATATCAATTTTTAAATTTGAATACTTCTGCAAGGCAAATTGCCCTTGGTGGAGAGGTGCTTACGCTGATGGATGATGTAAACCAGCCAACGTGGAATCCAGCTGTTATAAATGACGATATTGATAATAAATTAAGTGTTAATTATTCAAGTTATTTAGGAGGTATAAATATTGGGTCTATTTCTTATGCAAGATTAATTTCTAGAAGATTCGGAACTATTCATGGAAATATTAGCTATCTTAATTATGGTACTTTAATTGGTGCTGATGAACAAGGAAATGAAACTGGTAATTTTAATGCAAGTGATCTTTCATTTTCTGTTGGATATGCAAGAAATTTACCTTGGACAAATTTATATTTCGGAGCAAACGTAAAACTTATAAATTCAACTATAAGTAATTTTACATCCTATGGAGTTGCAGCTGATTTTGGAATTATTTATTATAGTCCTTATAAATTATATTCTTTCACGTTGGTTTTAAGAAATTTTGGGACTCAATTAAAATCATTTGATAACGAAAGAGAGAATCTTCCTTTTAAAGTTGCTTTAGGTGCATCTTATCAATTAGAACACGTCCCTTTAAAATGGTATTTAACAATTGATAATTTACAAAAATGGAATATCTCAGTTCCAAATCCATCAGAACAAGCTATAGATTTAGAAGGAAATATCACCAATCAAAATATTAATTTTTTTCAAAATGCATTAAGACACTTTGTAGTTGGTGCTGAATTATTTCCAGAAAGTGCCATTAATTTACGATTGGGTTACAATTTTAGAAGAGCTGCTGAATTAAAATTACAAAACGTACGAACATTTGGAGGAATATCTTTTGGATTTGGATTAAAAATGAATAATTTTAAATTCAATTATGCCTATTCTAAATTTCATTCGGCAACAAATGCAAGTACTTTTAGTTTGCAAATCGACTTAGATAAAAGATAA
- a CDS encoding M24 family metallopeptidase, which translates to MRKKLVFLFIAILAVSCFNDSKNSENVNPIGLWGKNPWPEIRNKRINTLLPKALKNANVDCWIVICRENNNDPLAEHIGGENAGGTAVFLFYNDSKGFHSLVFSPSGEATALDELDIHHKVIPVDRAVSAVAMAAEFVKNQQFDTIAINSSTGNSMADGLSFTQRKNLEELLGSEAKKLVSSDELVYEWLSIKIPEEVEILTKAAELTAAWQIEAYQQIVPGVSTDADIAKFLKKKMTAYGVTDGWAPDQNPNVNSGPDRGHSHPTNKIIMPGDVIQIDFGIKLYNRWVSDIQRFAYVLKEGEKVAPKDIQFYWESSKAGNRAALAAMKPGVKGVQVDSAQRVLMNAAKSEFVMWSTGHPVGYVAHDIGPNLGGSQASHVRPASEKKLKEGMTFAFDGFHAWKRKDGTIKTISVEEIAVVTKDGARYLIPPQEELILIPTKK; encoded by the coding sequence ATGAGAAAAAAATTAGTCTTTTTGTTTATTGCAATTTTAGCAGTGAGTTGTTTTAATGATTCAAAAAATTCTGAAAATGTAAATCCGATTGGACTTTGGGGAAAAAATCCTTGGCCTGAAATTAGAAATAAAAGAATCAATACATTATTACCAAAAGCACTTAAAAATGCGAATGTTGATTGTTGGATAGTAATTTGTAGAGAAAATAATAATGATCCTTTAGCAGAACATATTGGTGGTGAAAATGCAGGTGGAACTGCAGTTTTTTTATTTTATAATGATTCAAAAGGATTTCATTCATTGGTTTTCTCTCCTTCTGGAGAAGCTACTGCTTTAGACGAATTGGATATTCATCATAAAGTGATTCCTGTTGACAGAGCAGTTTCAGCAGTAGCTATGGCAGCTGAATTTGTTAAAAATCAGCAATTTGATACCATTGCAATTAATTCTTCAACGGGGAATTCTATGGCAGATGGATTGTCATTTACGCAAAGAAAAAACTTGGAAGAATTATTAGGAAGTGAAGCTAAAAAATTAGTCTCTTCAGATGAACTTGTGTACGAATGGTTGTCTATTAAAATTCCAGAAGAAGTTGAAATTTTAACAAAAGCCGCCGAATTAACCGCAGCTTGGCAAATTGAAGCGTATCAACAAATAGTACCAGGAGTCTCTACAGATGCTGATATTGCAAAGTTTTTAAAGAAAAAAATGACAGCATATGGCGTTACTGATGGTTGGGCTCCTGACCAAAATCCGAATGTAAATTCTGGTCCAGATAGAGGACATTCTCATCCAACCAATAAAATAATTATGCCTGGAGATGTCATTCAAATTGATTTTGGTATTAAATTATACAATAGATGGGTGAGTGATATTCAACGATTTGCCTATGTTTTGAAAGAAGGTGAAAAAGTGGCTCCAAAAGATATTCAGTTTTATTGGGAAAGTTCTAAAGCAGGAAATAGAGCAGCACTTGCAGCAATGAAACCCGGTGTAAAAGGCGTTCAAGTTGATAGTGCGCAAAGGGTGTTAATGAATGCCGCAAAATCTGAATTTGTGATGTGGAGTACAGGACATCCTGTTGGATATGTTGCGCATGATATTGGGCCTAATTTAGGAGGTTCTCAAGCGTCTCATGTTAGACCAGCCTCTGAAAAAAAATTGAAAGAAGGAATGACGTTTGCTTTTGATGGATTTCATGCGTGGAAACGAAAAGATGGAACTATCAAAACGATTTCTGTAGAAGAAATCGCTGTTGTTACGAAAGATGGAGCTCGTTATTTAATTCCGCCTCAAGAGGAATTAATTTTGATTCCTACAAAAAAATAA
- the bshC gene encoding bacillithiol biosynthesis cysteine-adding enzyme BshC — translation MKVTHIPFQKTGFFSKMMLDYLEKNEKLTPFYNHFPDLDGFHHQILEKEKSFDLQTRTILYNELKNQYKTVEVSEKTAENIELLQSQNTFTITTGHQLNLFTGPLYFLYKIISTINLCEELSEKFPDKNFVSIYWMATEDHDFDEINYFNFNGKKVLWNRKDGGAVGRFSTDGLEEVLNVFSAHLGNSKNALYLKNLFYEAYLNHNNLADATRFIANSLFGQYGLVIIDGDSKDLKKVFSPFVKNELLHQTSSIEVSKTIAQLEREYKIQVNPREINLFYLQKDSRERIVFENGIYKVLNTEIEFSKEAILQELENHPEKFSPNVLLRPLYQEVILPNLCYIGGGGEIAYWLQLKGFFDAIAVPFPILLLRNSVQVISSKQVKKLENLSISMEEIFLNQHELISKKVNENSDIQIQFDEKKAFLQNQFSELKQVAKQTDISFVNAVNAQERKQIKGLENLEKRLLKAEKRRHEDLVQRITILQNELFPNQSLEERQRNFSEYYLEYGGDFIEMLKESLKPLQHEFTVLEF, via the coding sequence ATGAAAGTAACACATATTCCTTTTCAAAAAACCGGATTTTTCTCAAAAATGATGCTTGATTATTTAGAGAAAAACGAAAAATTAACCCCATTTTACAATCATTTTCCTGATTTGGATGGATTTCATCATCAAATTTTAGAAAAAGAAAAATCATTTGATTTACAAACACGAACCATTCTTTATAACGAATTAAAAAATCAATATAAAACGGTTGAAGTCTCGGAAAAAACAGCTGAGAATATTGAACTTTTACAGTCACAAAATACATTTACAATTACTACTGGACATCAATTAAATTTGTTTACAGGACCTTTGTATTTTCTCTATAAAATAATCTCTACCATTAATTTATGTGAAGAATTATCAGAAAAATTTCCTGATAAAAACTTTGTATCAATTTATTGGATGGCAACTGAAGATCATGATTTTGATGAAATCAACTATTTTAATTTTAATGGGAAAAAAGTGTTGTGGAACAGAAAAGATGGAGGTGCAGTTGGACGATTTTCTACAGATGGTTTAGAGGAAGTCTTAAACGTTTTTTCAGCACATTTAGGAAATTCTAAAAATGCTTTATATCTGAAAAATTTATTTTATGAGGCGTATTTGAACCACAATAATTTAGCGGATGCAACTCGATTTATCGCAAATTCATTATTTGGTCAATATGGTTTGGTCATAATTGATGGAGATTCTAAAGATTTAAAGAAAGTTTTTAGTCCGTTTGTTAAAAACGAATTGTTACATCAAACTTCTTCTATTGAAGTTTCAAAAACGATTGCTCAATTAGAGAGAGAGTATAAAATTCAAGTAAACCCGAGAGAAATCAATTTGTTTTATTTGCAAAAAGATTCTAGAGAACGCATTGTTTTTGAAAATGGCATTTACAAAGTTTTAAATACAGAAATTGAATTTTCAAAAGAAGCAATTTTACAAGAATTAGAAAATCATCCAGAGAAATTTTCTCCAAATGTTTTGTTACGCCCTTTGTATCAAGAGGTAATTTTACCCAATTTATGTTATATTGGTGGAGGAGGAGAAATCGCTTATTGGTTGCAATTGAAGGGGTTTTTTGATGCGATTGCTGTTCCTTTTCCAATCTTATTACTTCGAAATTCTGTGCAAGTGATTTCTTCAAAACAAGTTAAAAAGTTGGAAAATCTTTCTATTTCAATGGAAGAAATCTTCTTAAATCAACATGAGTTGATTTCAAAAAAAGTCAATGAAAATTCTGATATTCAAATTCAATTTGATGAAAAGAAAGCATTTTTACAAAATCAATTTTCTGAATTAAAACAAGTTGCAAAACAAACAGATATTTCTTTTGTAAACGCTGTAAATGCTCAAGAACGCAAACAAATTAAAGGCTTAGAAAATCTTGAAAAGCGTTTATTAAAAGCTGAAAAAAGACGTCATGAAGATTTGGTTCAACGAATTACTATCCTTCAAAATGAACTATTTCCGAATCAAAGTTTGGAAGAACGTCAACGAAATTTTTCAGAATATTATTTAGAATATGGAGGAGATTTTATTGAAATGTTGAAAGAATCTTTGAAACCTTTACAACATGAGTTTACCGTTTTAGAATTTTAA
- the cmk gene encoding (d)CMP kinase, translating to MKKKITIAIDGFSSTGKSTIAKLIAKKYNYIYVDTGAMYRAVTLFAKNNRFVTHDFLDKDSLIASLSNISLRFQFNENLGFAEMFLNNKNVENEIRTLEISQLVSKIAAISEVRKKLVAEQQEMGKNGGIVMDGRDIGTVVFPDAELKLYMTASPEKRAKRRYDELIEKGDIVSYEDILFNVQERDRIDSTRDDSPLVKATDAIEIDNSDLGIEEQFEKICELINQKIS from the coding sequence ATGAAAAAAAAAATTACTATTGCTATTGATGGATTTTCATCCACAGGAAAAAGTACAATTGCAAAATTAATTGCCAAAAAGTACAATTATATCTATGTTGACACAGGTGCAATGTACAGAGCTGTTACACTTTTTGCAAAGAATAACAGGTTTGTTACTCACGATTTTTTAGATAAAGATTCACTTATTGCTAGTTTATCAAATATTTCATTGCGTTTTCAATTCAATGAAAATCTTGGTTTTGCGGAAATGTTTTTGAATAACAAAAATGTTGAAAATGAAATTCGGACTTTAGAAATTTCTCAGCTCGTAAGTAAAATTGCTGCCATATCAGAAGTTCGAAAAAAATTAGTAGCAGAACAACAAGAAATGGGAAAAAATGGTGGAATTGTTATGGATGGAAGGGATATAGGAACCGTTGTTTTTCCAGATGCTGAACTAAAATTATACATGACTGCATCTCCTGAAAAAAGAGCTAAAAGAAGATATGATGAACTGATTGAAAAAGGAGATATTGTATCTTACGAGGATATTTTATTCAACGTGCAAGAAAGAGATAGAATAGATTCTACAAGAGATGATTCTCCATTAGTAAAAGCTACTGATGCTATAGAAATTGACAATTCTGATTTAGGAATTGAAGAGCAATTTGAAAAAATCTGTGAATTAATTAATCAGAAAATCAGCTAA
- a CDS encoding RidA family protein translates to MKSIYSVLALSIVFGCISCQKTQNQEIYFHKSHEESRKNAPFSDVTQVGNLYFLTGQIGKNHQTGKMAEGGIEAETTQVLKNIEDVLKEHQLTLKDVVKCTVILADIEDFSKMNAVYTRFFVDNLPARTTFAANLVAGAKIEIEVIAAKK, encoded by the coding sequence ATGAAAAGTATCTATTCAGTTTTGGCTTTATCCATTGTTTTTGGATGTATTTCATGCCAAAAAACTCAAAATCAAGAAATATATTTTCACAAATCACATGAAGAAAGTAGAAAAAATGCTCCATTTTCTGATGTAACTCAAGTGGGAAATCTCTATTTTTTGACAGGACAAATTGGCAAAAATCATCAAACAGGAAAAATGGCTGAAGGTGGTATTGAAGCAGAAACAACTCAAGTTTTAAAAAATATTGAGGATGTTTTAAAAGAACATCAACTTACACTAAAAGATGTTGTAAAATGTACCGTAATTTTAGCTGATATAGAAGATTTTTCTAAAATGAATGCAGTATATACGAGATTTTTTGTTGATAATTTGCCAGCAAGAACTACCTTTGCAGCCAATTTAGTAGCAGGTGCAAAAATTGAAATTGAAGTGATTGCTGCAAAAAAATAA
- a CDS encoding 7-carboxy-7-deazaguanine synthase QueE — MDTNTKELVNQGKMLPLMEAFYTIQGEGYHTGKAAYFIRVGGCDVGCHWCDVKESWNAELHPPTSVETIVENAKKYSDTIVITGGEPLMWSMDYLTNLLQKNNMKTHIETSGAYSFSGKWDWFCLSPKKTKLPLDEVYNEADELKMIIHNKSDFDFAEQQAAKVSEKCELFLQPEWSKKEKMTSEIVDYVMKNSKWKISLQTHKYLNIP; from the coding sequence ATGGATACAAATACAAAAGAATTAGTAAACCAGGGAAAAATGTTGCCTTTAATGGAGGCATTTTACACGATTCAAGGCGAAGGATATCATACAGGAAAAGCTGCTTATTTTATTAGAGTTGGTGGTTGTGATGTTGGATGTCATTGGTGTGATGTAAAAGAAAGTTGGAATGCAGAGTTACATCCACCCACATCAGTAGAAACAATCGTAGAGAACGCAAAAAAATACTCAGATACTATTGTAATTACTGGAGGTGAACCTTTGATGTGGTCTATGGATTATTTGACTAATTTGCTTCAAAAAAACAATATGAAAACGCATATTGAAACTTCTGGAGCTTATTCATTTTCTGGAAAATGGGATTGGTTTTGCTTATCACCAAAGAAAACAAAACTTCCATTGGATGAAGTTTATAATGAAGCTGACGAACTAAAAATGATCATTCACAACAAAAGTGACTTTGATTTTGCAGAGCAACAAGCAGCTAAAGTTTCAGAAAAGTGTGAACTTTTTTTACAACCTGAATGGAGTAAAAAAGAAAAAATGACGTCGGAGATTGTTGATTATGTGATGAAAAATTCGAAGTGGAAAATTTCTTTGCAAACTCACAAATACCTGAATATTCCTTAA